Proteins encoded by one window of Rubrobacter indicoceani:
- a CDS encoding 4-hydroxybenzoate 3-monooxygenase produces MKTRVGIVGGGPAGLLLSHLLHRAGIESVVLERRSRGVLENEIRAGVLEHHTAELLREIGVGGRMEREGSVHHGINLRFDGRTERVDFADLTGKSVTLYGQHEVVRDLISARLESGGELIFGARVTGLSGLETDSPTVRFTDSDGDEEALDCDFVVGVDGFHGISRGCIPGSVRREYQKVYPFGWFGLLVAAPPSTEELIYALHDRGFSLVSTRSPEMQRMYFQCNPNENAQAWSDDRIWTEMHARLDTEDWKLTDGEILQKNVVQMRSFVTEPMQHGRLFIAGDAAHIVPPTGAKGMNLAVADVRVLAKGLTEHYRSGDHAALENYTETCLRRVWKASRFSWWMTSLLHRADSDPFHLKVQIAELDYVTSSRAASTTLAENYVGLPLPV; encoded by the coding sequence TTGAAGACGCGGGTCGGGATAGTCGGTGGGGGACCGGCGGGGCTGCTGCTCTCGCACCTCCTGCACCGGGCGGGGATAGAGTCCGTCGTGCTGGAGCGGCGGTCGCGGGGGGTTCTTGAAAACGAGATCCGTGCCGGTGTATTGGAACACCACACCGCAGAGCTTCTGCGGGAGATCGGGGTCGGAGGGCGCATGGAGCGTGAGGGTTCGGTGCATCACGGCATCAACCTCCGCTTCGACGGTCGTACGGAGCGCGTGGACTTCGCCGACCTCACGGGCAAGTCCGTAACCCTCTACGGTCAGCACGAGGTCGTGAGGGATCTTATCTCGGCGCGCCTGGAGTCCGGTGGAGAACTCATCTTCGGGGCGCGGGTTACGGGGCTGTCCGGCCTCGAAACGGACTCGCCGACGGTCCGCTTCACCGATTCGGACGGCGACGAGGAAGCCCTCGACTGCGACTTCGTTGTCGGGGTGGACGGGTTTCACGGCATCAGCCGGGGATGCATCCCGGGTTCCGTCCGGCGCGAGTATCAGAAGGTCTATCCGTTCGGGTGGTTCGGGCTGCTCGTCGCCGCGCCGCCCTCCACCGAGGAGCTTATCTACGCGCTCCACGACCGGGGGTTCTCGCTCGTCAGCACCCGCTCGCCGGAGATGCAGCGGATGTACTTCCAGTGCAACCCGAACGAGAACGCGCAGGCCTGGTCGGACGACCGCATCTGGACGGAGATGCACGCCCGCCTCGACACCGAAGACTGGAAGCTCACGGATGGTGAGATCCTCCAGAAAAACGTCGTGCAGATGAGGTCCTTCGTGACGGAGCCGATGCAGCACGGCAGGCTCTTTATCGCGGGGGACGCCGCCCACATCGTCCCTCCGACCGGGGCGAAGGGCATGAACCTCGCCGTCGCCGACGTCCGGGTTCTCGCGAAGGGCCTGACGGAACACTACAGGTCCGGCGACCATGCAGCGCTGGAGAACTACACGGAGACGTGTCTGCGGCGCGTATGGAAGGCGAGCCGTTTCTCGTGGTGGATGACGAGCCTGCTCCACCGGGCGGACAGCGACCCGTTCCATCTCAAGGTGCAGATAGCCGAGCTCGACTACGTAACCTCGTCGCGGGCCGCCTCGACCACGCTCGCTGAGAACTACGTCGGGCTGCCGCTTCCGGTCTAG
- a CDS encoding amidohydrolase family protein codes for MEKRTSEKEKGPKETPDSANAVPVNPATPQSRTERETDLANLTNGAMAPLWREILRHIPERGIFDAHSHIGEDLDGRGMSAAGMRKRQDAAGVTRSIVFPLNDPAAAEDFSGPNDILWEAYGEFPEHFVPFFRLNPHNDYDREFERCVERGFVGLKLHPTSQNFDLDDKRAVRLFTMAAEADLPVIIHAGFGMGRIVEPLLPTVEANPDLRLLLGHAAFVEVLEAVKAFAPHPNVLFETSVARAAEVYTLLTNLDPSRVVFGSDIPYGDLPSTLYAVVASAKEAGLTEDELAMILSSNIRRWFP; via the coding sequence ATGGAGAAAAGAACATCTGAAAAAGAAAAAGGCCCGAAGGAGACCCCGGATAGCGCAAACGCCGTGCCCGTAAACCCGGCCACGCCGCAGTCGCGCACCGAGCGCGAAACCGACCTCGCCAACCTGACAAACGGCGCGATGGCCCCGCTGTGGAGGGAGATCCTCCGCCACATCCCCGAAAGAGGCATCTTCGACGCGCACTCGCACATCGGAGAAGACCTCGACGGACGCGGCATGAGTGCGGCCGGCATGCGCAAGCGGCAGGACGCCGCCGGGGTGACGAGGAGCATAGTCTTTCCGCTGAACGATCCCGCCGCCGCCGAGGACTTCTCCGGTCCGAACGACATACTCTGGGAAGCCTACGGGGAATTCCCCGAACATTTCGTACCGTTTTTCCGGCTTAACCCGCACAACGACTACGACCGGGAGTTCGAACGCTGCGTAGAGCGGGGCTTTGTCGGGCTGAAGCTCCACCCCACCAGCCAGAACTTCGACCTCGATGACAAGCGGGCCGTCCGGCTCTTTACGATGGCCGCCGAGGCCGACCTGCCCGTTATAATTCACGCCGGGTTCGGGATGGGCCGCATCGTCGAGCCGCTTCTGCCCACCGTAGAGGCAAACCCGGATCTCCGGCTCCTGCTCGGCCACGCCGCCTTCGTGGAGGTGCTGGAAGCGGTAAAAGCCTTTGCCCCGCACCCGAACGTGCTCTTCGAAACCTCCGTCGCCCGCGCCGCCGAGGTCTACACCCTGCTTACAAACCTCGACCCCTCGCGCGTGGTCTTCGGTTCGGACATCCCCTACGGGGATCTCCCCTCGACCCTCTACGCCGTCGTCGCTTCGGCAAAGG
- a CDS encoding putative glycoside hydrolase — translation MCARTRRRRYARRRAIGVLALIAGAALVLLGSLSACSALTDGEGAFSGPDEEATSEEADPNDAPAGGERSAAEPGSAEPQRAGNPGARQEPVRAVYLTAPSVDNLDAYLEFANDTDVNAFVIDVKDVTGEVMYPSEVPLANEIGATRDILDLDSLLAELEERDIYAIARIATFEDDILPVARPDLAVTDTATGSQWTNYVGNYWSDPYSREVWEYNAAIAKEVSEAGFDEVQFDYVRFPSDGPMERLSYPSEPEEGSDANPIAGFLEYTDGELEGTDARIAADVFGLAAGENGAGVGQDIEQFAPHVDVLNPMIYPSHYPAGSYGIQNPNARPYRVVSESMSEFREAAGEVNPEIEIRPWLQDFTQGPPEYGPEEVSAQIRAVYDSGETGWLLWNAANVYTDDALRDTGAEDYAADRRRGR, via the coding sequence GTGTGCGCTAGGACAAGACGCAGGAGATACGCCCGGCGCCGGGCCATCGGGGTTCTGGCTTTGATCGCCGGGGCCGCGCTTGTTCTGCTGGGCTCGCTCTCGGCCTGCAGCGCCCTGACGGACGGCGAGGGGGCCTTCTCCGGCCCGGACGAAGAGGCGACCTCCGAAGAAGCGGACCCGAACGATGCCCCGGCGGGGGGCGAACGGAGCGCGGCTGAACCGGGTTCGGCGGAGCCGCAGCGGGCGGGAAACCCGGGCGCCCGGCAGGAACCCGTTCGGGCGGTCTACCTCACCGCGCCGAGCGTGGACAACCTCGACGCCTACCTTGAGTTCGCCAACGACACCGACGTAAACGCCTTTGTCATAGACGTAAAAGACGTAACCGGCGAGGTTATGTATCCGTCGGAGGTTCCTTTGGCGAACGAGATCGGGGCGACCCGCGACATCCTCGACCTCGATTCCCTGCTCGCGGAGCTTGAAGAGCGCGACATCTACGCCATAGCCCGCATCGCAACCTTCGAGGACGACATCCTCCCTGTCGCCCGTCCCGACCTCGCGGTTACGGATACGGCGACGGGTTCTCAGTGGACAAACTACGTCGGAAACTACTGGTCGGACCCTTACAGCAGGGAGGTCTGGGAGTACAACGCCGCCATCGCAAAGGAGGTCTCCGAAGCGGGCTTCGACGAGGTTCAGTTCGACTACGTGCGCTTTCCCTCCGACGGCCCGATGGAGCGGCTGTCGTACCCGTCGGAGCCGGAAGAAGGCAGCGACGCAAACCCGATAGCGGGCTTTCTTGAGTACACGGACGGCGAGCTGGAAGGTACGGACGCGCGGATCGCGGCGGACGTCTTCGGGCTTGCCGCCGGCGAGAACGGGGCCGGGGTCGGTCAGGACATCGAGCAGTTCGCGCCGCACGTGGACGTGTTGAACCCCATGATCTATCCCTCCCACTACCCCGCGGGAAGCTACGGTATCCAGAACCCGAACGCCCGCCCCTACCGCGTGGTCTCCGAGTCCATGTCGGAGTTCAGGGAGGCGGCGGGCGAGGTGAACCCGGAGATCGAGATCCGCCCCTGGCTTCAGGACTTCACCCAGGGACCGCCGGAGTACGGACCCGAAGAGGTCTCGGCCCAGATCCGGGCCGTCTACGACTCGGGCGAGACGGGCTGGCTGCTCTGGAACGCGGCGAACGTCTACACCGACGACGCCCTGAGAGACACCGGCGCCGAGGACTACGCCGCGGACAGAAGGAGAGGCCGCTGA
- the pcaC gene encoding 4-carboxymuconolactone decarboxylase, with protein sequence MTGPTDAGRREAGMRVRREVLGDAHVDRAVARTTPFTGDFQDYITRAAWGEVWTRKGLDRRTRSFITLTALVALGHTEELKMHVRAALGNGLSEKEIAETLLHCAVYCGVPAANSAFAAAQEVLRETSRETGETS encoded by the coding sequence ATGACCGGACCCACCGACGCCGGGCGGCGCGAGGCCGGGATGCGCGTCCGGCGCGAGGTTCTCGGCGACGCTCACGTGGACCGGGCGGTAGCCCGCACCACGCCTTTCACCGGGGATTTCCAGGACTACATAACCCGCGCCGCCTGGGGCGAGGTGTGGACCCGCAAGGGGCTCGACCGCCGCACGAGAAGCTTTATAACCCTGACCGCGCTGGTCGCGCTCGGGCATACGGAGGAACTGAAGATGCACGTCCGGGCCGCCCTCGGAAACGGCCTTTCGGAGAAGGAGATCGCCGAGACGCTCCTTCACTGCGCGGTCTACTGCGGCGTTCCGGCGGCCAACTCGGCGTTCGCGGCGGCGCAGGAAGTCCTGCGGGAAACATCCCGTGAGACCGGCGAGACCAGTTGA